From the Glycine max cultivar Williams 82 chromosome 11, Glycine_max_v4.0, whole genome shotgun sequence genome, the window CGGTCCTCTCTATGTTTGTGGCGACATCTCTCTTCGGCAATAAcacttactatttttttaagtttagtcATTAGAACTTAGAAACAAGTATTAcatattgtttttacttttaagtttaatggtttattatttaagttgaaTGGTTAATTTTAAGTTGAAtgaatattattcaatttttgaaagtttaagTTGATCATTTATACCGTTGATTGTTGAACTAGTTATTATTCAAGTTTTGTCCAACTATAATAAACTTTTTAAGCATTTTTCAATACTCACTAGCAGAATTTTCAAACTGCAAAAACTGAACTGAACCAAACTACATCacacttaattttcttttcttgtttgatttagACTAATTTTAAGCCAAAATTGTACCAAACCACACCACTAATACCCCTAGTGATTTGAGGTTTGAAAGGGTCGATTAAGTTAATGGGGTTCAAGCGATGAGGTGAGTGGGGTGTTACGGAGGAGAGTGGCGGTGAGGTGGCTGCAGAATTCCAATTGTGAGAGTAGGGAAGAGGTGAAGGGCATTTCTGTCCGTTTAGGATAACAATCTTTAGTGTGAAAGATGTACCAAGTAGAAATGAGGTGTGTTAAATAATTGTCCAATACAGTGCATATAATGAGCTTAACCCCCAAGTCATAGAAGCACTACAAGTCCAATAACCATTATTCTATGCTATTGGAACCCTTTTCACGCATGGGTTCATGAAGGGCCCCGTGGCTCGGTTTTGTAGAAATTGCTAATGGCCTTTTGCTTAGCAAAGTGGATTTTAGGGAAATTCTATTTgtatctctcttttctctcttcaccttcgtgtttttttatttattttagaaactaAGTTCcgaaatataaaagttaattctcataattttgaaaattattttttggaagacaaaaaaaataaaattgagaagcTCGAAAATAATCTCCTTGAATTTTATGAGGTGCTTAGGCCTGATGTGTCATTGGACTTAAGAAAGTGGTTAGTGATCGTGGGATGATACGTTGGTTTGAGGCAGTAGTGTTTGCAATTTTGTTTGAGGGAAAAGTCTTTTTTTTgtgcaaaaaatgaaatttttaaggCAAAAGGTCATttgattcaaatataaaaataagatgttATTTGGTTCAAATGTCGATCAAAATAAATCGACTTTTTTAGttcaaatttgttaattttttttaatttgatagttaataaaataaaacaaaatttaataattaattgagtcATGATCAATCCGTAAAAATGCCATTTATATAAccaaaagaaataaatcaataaaagacAACACATGATAATCATAAGGTCATTTTGAATGTTGTTGCTGAGAAGGATTTCTTTAAGATGAACAACATTACTCAACAAAATTTACTTTTAGAGAGCATGATGTGGCATTCCAGTAGACTTGTTTGAAAATTGTTAAGGTtaaaagatatgattttttgttttaaattaatggATTGTAGGACACAATAAATTAAGTACTCACTTTATCAACATTAATATAAGaatgaatttttgtataaagtagttaaatttataatgttataagattcataaaattgaataaataattcatttaaataattatacattatttgtaGTGGTCTAATTTGTTACTTAAATTATGTTTTCTGATTGAAAGATAATATTggatttgataaaaaattgattCGTAATTCCCAATACAAAAGCTATAAGAAGAGACTCACATGCCCATTCACCACTGCACTTCTCTGCGTTTTGCTTTCGTTTCAATTTCATCATCGTGAagttctttgatcttccattCAAGCAATGTCTCACCAAGCCGAATCCTCCGACTCGTGAGTCAACTCGttaactttcttcttctttcccccCTAAAATGCTGAATACCCATACGATAAAGTTTGaatttggttctttttttatgaatttcagGAAATCTTGGAAGAAGGATTTTTCCACTGCGATTCTTGAACGGAAGAAATCGCCGAATCGGTTAGTCGTGGACGAAGCGGTTAACGATGACAATTCGGTGGTTGCCATGCACCCTCAAACGTTGGAAAAACTCCAACTTTTTCGGGGAGACACCATCCTCATCAAGGTTTCACTCAATTCCAAAAATTctaggtttttatttatttattaatattaatgttgttgttgttatgggATTTGTGATGCAGGGGAAGAAACGGAAGGACACGGTTTGCATAGCTCTTGCAGACGATAATTGTGAAGAATCGAAGATAAGAATGAATAAAGTTGTTAGGTCGAATTTGAGGGTTCGTCTTGGAGATGTTGTTTCTGTGCATGCGTGCCCTGATGTCAAGTATGGGAAGCGCGTCCACATTCTTCCCATTGATGATACCATCGAAGGTGTCACTGGCAATCTCTTTGATGCTTACTTGAAACGTGAGTGAATAATCCCTCTTTATTAAAACGTTGAGTGTGCTTAATGATTATTAATATGTAATACTTTATTGcaagattttgttttttagttgtTGTACATTACTTAAAATTCGTGTTGATGTTATAAAGAAGTTTTATTGTCTACTATGAGTGCGTCTGGGTAAAAAGCAATGATTTAGCACCTGTCGTGTAAGTGCTTAtgtataagttgtttttataattGGAGAGGGAATAAGATTAAATTGATTTCATATGTTGAGTTGTTTTCATAagttattttgaagaaattattAGAATAAGCTAAAATCAGAGTGCAAATTCAAATGAGCTCTTCCAATCATAATACCATTATGTTTTTTCCACATTAATTGCTTTTGGCTGTTTTTATTGGAACAGATGGTATGGGGTTATTAATGTTCCAGGAATTTGATTCTGGCGCCTCCTCACTGAATATTTCTGTGTTGTTTAAggttttaactctttttttttaaaataatttgcagCATATTTCTTGGAGGCTTATCGTCCTGTCAGAAAGGGGGATTTATTTCTTGTCCGAGGAGGAATGAGAGGAGTAGAGTTCAAAGTCATTGAAACTGATCCTGGGGAGTATTGTGTGGTTGCTCCAGACACTGAAATATTCTGTGAGGGGGAACCTGTGAAAAGAGAGGACGAAGAAAGGCTAGATGAGGTTGGCTATGATGATGTGGGCGGTGTCAGGAAGCAAATGGCACAGATTCGTGAGTTGGTAGAGCTTCCACTGAGACACCCACAACTTTTTAAATCAATTGGTGTGAAACCACCCAAAGGAATTTTGCTGTATGGACCCCCAGGCTCTGGTAAGACATTGATAGCTAGAGCTGTTGCTAATGAAACTGGAGCATTCTTCTTTTGTATTAATGGCCCAGAAATTATGTCTAAACTGGCTGGAGAGAGTGAAAGTAATCTCAGGAAGGCATTTGAAGAAGCTGAAAAGAATGCTCCCTCCATCATCTTTATTGATGAGATTGATTCTATTGCACCCAAGCGGGAGAAGACACATGGTGAAGTCGAAAGGAGAATTGTTTCACAGCTTTTGACTCTTATGGATGGATTGAAATCTCGTGCTCATGTTATTGTTATTGGAGCTACAAATCGACCAAATAGCATTGACCCTGCATTGAGAAGGTTTGGTAGATTTGATAGGGAAATTGATATTGGTGTTCCTGATGAAGTTGGAAGACTTGAAGTCCTTCGCGTACATACCAAAAACATGAAGCTTTCAGATAATGTAAATTCAGCATGCTTAACTTACATTTCTGTTGGTggatttttgtgattttttctttatcattttttggtATGTCTAACTTACTGTACTGGTTCTCCTACTGTAGGTTGATCTAGAGAGAATTGCAAAAGATACTCATGGATATGTTGGTGCTGACCTTGCTGCCCTTTGCACTGAAGCTGCTCTACAATGCATCAGGGAGAAGATGGATGTCATTGATTTGGAAGATGAGAGTATTGATGCTGAAGTACTGAATTCTATGGCAGTTTCAAATGAGCATTTCCATATTGCTTTGGGAACAAGCAATCCATCTGCTTTACGAGAAACTgttagtagttttttttattctttttaattcttttaaatttaaattgttatttaGCTGGTGAGGCTTTCTGTCTTTGCTGTTCTTTCCCCTAATTAGCAATCTTTGTTGACAGGTTGTTGAGGTGCCTAATGTCAGCTGGGAGGATATTGGAGGCCTTGAGAATGTCAAGCGTGAGCTGCAAGAGGTCTGCTATTCTTGGTTAAACGTTTTTACTTAGTTTTATATCAATTTAATCTGAAAGGATTTTGCATTTCTGGATGTAGACTGTTCAATATCCTGTGGAGCACCCAGAAAAATTTGAGAAGTTTGGTATGTCACCGTCAAAAGGGGTTCTCTTCTATGGTCCTCCAGGATGTGGAAAAACTTTGTTGGCCAAAGCAATTGCTAATGAATGTCAAGCTAACTTCATCAGTGTGAAGGGCCCAGAATTGCTCACTATGTGGTTTGGTGAAAGTGAAGCCAATGTTCGAGAAATTTTTGACAAGGCCAGACAATCAGCTCCATGTGTCCTCTTCTTTGATGAGCTTGACTCCATTGCTACTCAGGTCTATTTTTGTCACATATTTCTAGTTTGtcatattaattgatattaaattGAGTTATAATTGTATGTGTTTATTATCGCTTACACATTTGTAAAATATTCCAATTATCCCATATGCCaaagttatattttgaatgttATTTAATACCTTTATAATTTTGTGTGTGGGGGCACACACACTATCATTGTTGCAGAGAGGAAGTAGTGGTGGAGATGCTGGTGGAGCTGCTGATAGAGTTCTGAATCAACTTCTGACTGAAATGGATGGCATGAACGCCAAAAAGACTGTGTTCATAATTGGGGCCACCAACAGACCTGATATCATTGACTCAGCACTTCTTCGGCCTGGTCGTCTAGATCAACTGATCTACATTCCTCTTCCTGATCAGGAGTCCCGTTATCAAATCTTCAAGGCCTGCATGAAAAAGTCACCTGTCTCAAAAGATGTTAATTTGGGAGCACTAGCTGAGTATACTAAAGGCTTTAGCGGTGCTGATATAACTGAGATATGCCAAAGAGCATGCAAATATGCTATTAGAGAAAACATAGAAAAGGTACGTTTTTTGTTAGGTGAAtcgataaaattttcttttagttcttaGAACTTTCAAGGATCTATGTTGCCAGTTTACAGCTGTCTAGGAAgtcttttaaaacttaatgaagGCTTGTTTGCTAGTCTTTCCATTGTTCTTCTGTGTTTTGGTGGTGCTTTCAGTCACTAGTGAAGTACACACTTCAAATTAATCTGTTAAGCATTTTGCTCAGACCAACAATccctttttaaatttgtatatttgtGATAATTGGTCAATTAATATAGGCTTAATCAATCTTCGTTATCCGATGATTGATTCAGAAAATCACATTTTGGATAGGAGGTATAGGCCATGATAGCAATTCATCCTTTTCTTTTGCATTTACTGACAATAGTTAAGTTGTCAATGTATTAATTATCGCAAATCTCCGAAATTTGAGGTCTACTGGATCATATAGTGTGAATGAATTGGTTTGGAATGGAGTGAGGCACACCACTGAGTTGTTTTTCGATTCAAGATTCTGATTCTTTTCTTATTCCTGCTCAACGAGTTTCTTATCATTATGTTTGTGTTTGGTTTCTTTCAGGACATAGAGcatgagaggaagagaagagaaaaccCCGAGGCTATGGATGAAGACATGGAGGGGGAAGATGTTTCAGAGATCAAGGCGGCTCATTTTGAAGAGTCAATGAAGTATGCGCGTAGGAGTGTTAGTGATGCTGATATACGCAAATACCAAGCATTTGCTCAGACTTTACAGCAATCCAGGGGCTTTGGAAGTGACTTTAATTTTCCTGCAGCTGTGAGTAGGACCGCAGGATCTGAACCCTTTGCAACTTCTGCTGGTGGAGCTGATGAAGATGATCTCTATAGTTaggttttgtttatttaaagttACACACCTAGCTCGGAACTGCGAagcctttttcagtttttacttttcgtacATTAATTAGCCAACATTAGTAGTACTGGATTTTgtataacacacacacacatgatgGATGAAATTCGGATTATGTTGGAAAATAATTGAGCATGCCTAATCCTGGATTTCAGTACTGTAGTGTGGTGGGTTACTACTTACTAGTATAACGTTAACAACTTAATACAATTTAT encodes:
- the LOC100805946 gene encoding cell division cycle protein 48 homolog: MSHQAESSDSKSWKKDFSTAILERKKSPNRLVVDEAVNDDNSVVAMHPQTLEKLQLFRGDTILIKGKKRKDTVCIALADDNCEESKIRMNKVVRSNLRVRLGDVVSVHACPDVKYGKRVHILPIDDTIEGVTGNLFDAYLKPYFLEAYRPVRKGDLFLVRGGMRGVEFKVIETDPGEYCVVAPDTEIFCEGEPVKREDEERLDEVGYDDVGGVRKQMAQIRELVELPLRHPQLFKSIGVKPPKGILLYGPPGSGKTLIARAVANETGAFFFCINGPEIMSKLAGESESNLRKAFEEAEKNAPSIIFIDEIDSIAPKREKTHGEVERRIVSQLLTLMDGLKSRAHVIVIGATNRPNSIDPALRRFGRFDREIDIGVPDEVGRLEVLRVHTKNMKLSDNVDLERIAKDTHGYVGADLAALCTEAALQCIREKMDVIDLEDESIDAEVLNSMAVSNEHFHIALGTSNPSALRETVVEVPNVSWEDIGGLENVKRELQETVQYPVEHPEKFEKFGMSPSKGVLFYGPPGCGKTLLAKAIANECQANFISVKGPELLTMWFGESEANVREIFDKARQSAPCVLFFDELDSIATQRGSSGGDAGGAADRVLNQLLTEMDGMNAKKTVFIIGATNRPDIIDSALLRPGRLDQLIYIPLPDQESRYQIFKACMKKSPVSKDVNLGALAEYTKGFSGADITEICQRACKYAIRENIEKDIEHERKRRENPEAMDEDMEGEDVSEIKAAHFEESMKYARRSVSDADIRKYQAFAQTLQQSRGFGSDFNFPAAVSRTAGSEPFATSAGGADEDDLYS